One Coffea eugenioides isolate CCC68of chromosome 2, Ceug_1.0, whole genome shotgun sequence genomic window, TTATTTGAGTAGCCACTGAACTTTtgaatagtcaagatttggctATTCAACTGTTAATAGCATGTTTTTAATCATTGAACTATTAAAAGTGTAAGTTTTAAGCCATTTTGTTTGATTCCATTATTAATTCAATAGATATAAGGATTCGCACAATTTACGAGATATATTATTAATGGttagaaatgacaaaattgatGATAAAATTAGACGAAATAATCCAAACTTTACACTTTTAATAAGTTGGCGGGTACAAACATACTACTGAGTAGCCAAAATTCAACTATTCAAAAAGTTTAGTGGATACCTCAATAATTTGCTCTTTGAAGTTTTGGTTGATTGATGATACACACATACAGGGGAGCTATTCGTATCAAGAACAcgctctctcttgctctcaatGTAATGTAAAGGATATCCTGACGGCCAGTTGATTTCTTTAGAACTTTCACATAGATAGAGAGGGAGGGAAAGAGATGAGCAGCTCAGAGACCCTGGTGGAAGCGGCACTACGAGTGCTCAACACGGCTGACCCAGTTGAAAAGGCCCGGCTGGGTGACGAAGTAGCTAATAAATGGCTACAGGGTCTCATCACTCAGGCCTATGACCCATCCCAAGACGTCATTGTACCGGATCGCCCTGCTAGGCTTAGCAACGTTAGTGATTTTCTGACTGTTATGAAATATGATCTTGTTTACTTCAATATCGTTCCATTTCTTTTAACTGTTCGACGAAATGCCTCAATGAATTTGAGATCACAAGTGAAGGTGTTGAAGGTGCTAACTGATTAAAGACATTGTGCAGGTGAAACTAGTGTCACCTAGCATGATGCCGAAACTGGGCAAAGCTGGAAGCTTGCAGAGTAGACAAGCCATTGTACACAGTCTTGTCCACACTGAGAGCTGGGCCGTTGACTTATCTTGGGTAatatttgcttttcttttcttgtagttatttatcatttttatcCCTTTGCAGTTTTATCATTTACATGTTAATACTACTGCTGTTAATAGCGTCAAAAGTCAGACCAATTTGGTTCatacttttaattctaattTTATCTGGTTATTGGTTTTGTGTGGTCTCTATTTAGTCATGGGATACGCATTTCTAAACAATTTTATTTCCAGTTCTCTTTTAACTACTTTCCCTTTGATATATTAACATTGTACTTTTGTTATAGGATATAATTGCTCGTTTCGGCAAGCAAGAGTGCATGCCCAGAGATTTTTTCACTGACTTCGTGAAGGTGGCACAAGATGAAGGTCGGCATTTCACCCTGCTTTCTGTGCGGCTTGAAGAACTAGGATCATTTTATGGAGCTTTACCTGCCCATGATGGTCTCTGGGACTCTGCTATGGCTACTTCTAATGATTTGTTGGCACGTTTGGCTATTGAACATTGCGTTCATGAGGTTAGTGTCTTTTTTGTTGCTGGCCAATGGAAGAATGTTACAATGATCAATGGGCATTTAGTTCTTGGAATATGAGTCAGCAGAGTATACAGAGCTCTCTGAACTGTTGAAAATATGTACTTGGCTGGATGGAACTATGTATGTCATTTCCCCTCTTAATTATTCTCAATTATTATTAAAATCAACCTCATGAACTGTAGAAATAATTGCAGGCTCGAGGGCTGGATGTGATCCCGACGACAATATCTCGCTTCCGCAATGGGAGAGATGATCAGACTGCTGACCTGCTGGAGAAAGTCATTTACCCTGAAGAGATTACGCATTGTGCTGCAGGAGTTAAGTGGTTTAGGTATCTTTGCTTGAGGTCCAGAAATCCAGATGTGATTGATGGATTGCTGATGCCACAGAAAAATGAAGTTAACTACAGTGATAATGATGTGGAAGCTGATGATGAAGTAATTCGGATGTTTCATGCAACTGTCAGGAGATACTTTAGGGGCCCATTAAAGCCTCCTTTTAATGAGACAGCCAGAAGAGCTGCTGGATTCGGTTCTCAATGGTACGAGCCTTTGGCTATCAAAGATGTAGCAACTGAATGAGTTGATAGTGTTTTAGATTCTTTGACACCACTAACTGCGATAAGGTTTTTCTCGCCATTCATTCTCCTTGTGACGGCATTTTCCTGTGTTTACCAGCTATACAATTACCTATTGAAATTCGTAGATTATTTGTAGACTCTTGTATTTGACCAGCACTACATAGTTTTGCTAGCTTTGCTTTGTGCTACGATACAGAGAAACAGAACGGAGACTTGATATTATATAGTGAACAAACGTTCCCCTAGGACAATTAATAAGGGGTCCTTATCGAGTATCACTAATAAAACCTACGAAATCAAGTCATGATGTGTTtctatcaattttgttttatatttgTCGCGTTTTACATTATGGTAGCATAATTTGGAGTTCATTTTATGAATAAGTTTCTAGAATTAAGGacattctctttttcttttcaatttggGATATCTCAAATTTCAAAACCATCTCATATCCATATGCTAGCATGCCGACAATAGTACAggggtttattttttatttttggaagactCCGAGTCTTATAACAATAACAGGAAGGGAGAACGGGGATGGCTTGAGAGTCGAACATTTCAGTCTCCCGGCCAATGTTCTTACTAGCTAAGTTGGGTCTTGGAGGCATACAGGTGTTTAGCTTCTAGCTGAAGGTTTTGAAACATATTTAATGCTACTGTGATGGTCATGTATGACGATGGCAGTCCTGATATGAAACAGGCGATTTGATAGTCAAGCCTTCCCCTGTTCTGTGCTGCCAGTGCATTCTTGTCTTGATATGGAAAGGAGCGGTGTCGGAATAAAGAAATACTCTCGGATTCGTCAAAATGATTGATTTTTCGAGCAATTACTTATCTGGAGAAATTCCTGCAGAAGTTGCAAGCCTTGACGGTGTGATTGGTTGAATCTTTCAAGCGACAACAGGGTCTATCCGTCCAAAGCTCCAGCACCTGAGATAATTGAACTTCTTGATCTGTCTCACAACCATCTTTCTGGACATACATGATTATGATTATCTCGTTACATGTTATACCAATGGTCTAAACCATCAGATTTTTATGTCTTAAAATTCTTTATCAAACCACCTTATGTTGTTAGAGattaagaaaattacaaaaaatgcAGCCGCGATTGCATCAAAAAAGACATCCATGGCACAAAACAACAACTAGGATAGGAGAAACAATGCAGAATCTGTACCCCCTTGGAGAAACATAGGCATACATTTTGTGGCGGCCTGCTTGTACATATAGTTCAATTTCCATCCTTTGCCAGGACAGCAAATACAAAGTCTAAGAAAAGAATTGCTCAAAATGCATTAAGTGGAAGAACCTTAACAATTTCAGGGGACAAGGCAGAAATGTTCACCCCTATTGtacattatttttcttaactgCAATGAAATAAGAAAGGGAGgtggaaaataaaaaatcacaCTTGTGTGAACTATGATCATTGAATTAAAGACAATCTTAAGAAGAACTAATATCTAATTACCGTTGAAAAATCTTCAAAGCAAAAAGTTGGAGCTCAGGAATAGAATTTTCCGCAAAATGGCACAACAAAGGTATGCTAACTAGCTAATTTCTGAAATGGCTGTTCTACACGTACATTGTACCCCCGTGACAACTCACAAAAGAAGTCTTCGAATGTCGGAAAAGTTTGAACGTAAAGCGGCGAGAAAAGCACCTGTAAAATACATCCACGTGTTCATAACTTTGACaatgaaatgaaaatgcacATAAATGTAGTCGTTTCAGCgttcttcttctttttactAGTTGGTTGAAGAGAGGGAGCGAAAGCAAAGTCTGAGTTTGTATACGTGGACATATAAGAAAGAGTCGTTTCAAAGAATGGAGTGGACAGATACAAGAcaaatttgtatttgtttttaCTAGTGGACAGGATGAGCCAAGTGTACCTCCAACATGTCCGTCAAAAACACGATGGTCCGCTGACAGTGTTAAACTCATTTTTGTGACAACACCAGGCTTCTCAATTCCTGAAAAGTCCAAAATCAAATTAACCTCAAAAGCCAGGGATTAAAGCAACAAGAGACAATAAAGAACCATCGATTTCTTACCATCTGCTCCAACAACAGGCTCAACAACTTGATTGCCTCTACCAACTGCAAGAATGCCCGCCTGGATGGGTACACAAAAAAAATCCATTGGACAAGTTTCTAGActtcaaattcaaattgagAAACCAGAATTAAAAAATCTCCACTCCCTCAAGGAATGTTTGGAAGTATGTGTGCATGTCacagagtgagagagagagagagagagaacctgCGGGGGATTTATAATTGCACAAAAGTGGTCCACCGGAAACATTCCCAAATTTGAGATGCTGCAGAAGTATATAAATCATTAATGGCCAGAACAGAATATACAGAGCTGAAAGCGAAATCCAGATGCTTAAACATATTTACCTAAAAGTGCCACCCTGGAATTCATTTGGCTTAAGCTTTCCCGCTCTTGCTCTTTCAGCAAGTTCCTTGACCTTTTGTGCGCAAATGATCAGAAGATATAAAAGTACAAGTTAATCAGACACACAAGGACAAAGACAAAgtgacacacacacacacactcataCATGTGCTTGAAGTCACCAGCCAAAACATAAATCACTTCCTTAGTGAAAGCTAAAAAACAATACATTTTCAGActaaaaagaataacttagttctCAAGTCCACAACAAAAAATGAACAATTTAATGCAGAATTAGACACTGACAATTTCAAAACGGTTACGAGAGGAATGCTCGACCTTTCAGGAAAGCAATGAAACTACACCCTACGTAATACATTTTTATGGCAGGTAAAGAAGATGCTAAATAAactgttttttcatttttttggggggggggggttggggtGGGGAGGGGAGAGATCGGTTTTGTAGTCATGATTCTAGCTGATCTTTAACAGCAATTGCTGCTATTTTCCACCAAGTGAAATTGATTCTTCAGCAAACCTTCTTAACTGTCTTGTTTATTGGAGGATACGCAATTTCATCAGTAGACCATGCAGGCCAAGAATGGAGAAAATAAATTATCTTATACAAATTATGTTGAAAGTCTACAAGTCTTCTGCATATCAACCCTTCAGTGGAGAATATGGGGCTTAGGTAAGGTATTGCATTTGTGTATCTAAAAGTGAAAAGATTTAAACATCTGTTCATAGAAGTACCTCTAAGGAAATTGCTGATATGGATTTTTGATCAGCATTTCTAATAATAGGAGTCATCAAGCCCTGTAATTCACAAAGAATATAATGAGAGAAGTGAGTTTTATACCTTGACAAGAGTAGCAGATATTCAATTGAGTACCTTATCTGTAGCAACTGCAATTGATATGTCAACCGCATCAGAAAATAATGCTTCACCTTTTTTGACATCCCAGTAAGCTGCAGATTTGCATATTACGATTCATTAGCAGCTTATGACCAGAAATAATACAAATAGAAAGCATCATGGTACAAATCCAAGAACTTAGTAATTACATAGATTATCTTTCATAAAGCAACAAGACGTAGAAAGATACATATATATCACAATTTCCCTAAAGTGCATGCATCCTATGTTCCTTTACGCCATGCCTAGATGATGCGCTCCTAGCTCGGGAGCTACCTATCTaccagaaaaaggaaaagacaaTCTATTCCATTGAGAAGAGAATGGTTGGTTTGACTAACGAAATAAGTGGGAAATACAAGATCTAGGCAGGCCAGTAAATGTTCTTCCCCCGCCCTTGGAAGTTTCTAGGACACTAAACAGTCAAGTATTGGAAGAAGTTCCGATAGGATATGGTGTTATATCTATGCATAAATGATCATACTGTGTTTATTATTACATACGCCAAGAGGAGGGTTGCCAATTTGAAATCATCTGTGTGAACTAACAGCCGCATGTTGAAAAGACCATGTGCATTAGAAAATATCGCGACATATTTTGAGCCCACAATCTTCCTCTTTGGTCATAGCAACAAGAACTTGACAGTTGAACACTTTCCCTTACCCAATACTTCTAACCGACTCCTTGTGACATGGACCTATATGATCCTAGTGACAAGGAGCTTGAAACAATTAGCAACCAATAAATGAGAATGAGAAATAACACTTCTACAACTGAAACAGCCACTGAAGTATTACTTTTTTCAAAGTTCTTTCATTGATCCAGCAAAAAATCTGGATATAAACAGAATGAAAACACTTCAAAAAACCACCACAGCATTCTATTGTCAAGTAATAGACCAACATGGCATTTAGTTGGAGGAGCTAAAGCACTTATTTCTCCCTCAACTCTAAGAAAAAGATTGGAAATATAATGACAATGCAGAACTGAAAACCAGTTATAACGAAACCAGAGTCAGtccaaaacaagaaaatcttcaaTGGAGTTTTAAAACAGAACAGCTTCAGGCTCAATCAGGTTTCCATTACTACTAGTTTTAAAAGGTCAATTAATAACTCATCTTACCattttaaacttttattttgAGCTTAATGACAAATAACTCAATTCCAGAACAAACAGAAAAGACATAATGACACAACTTACCATTTGCTTCTGGGACATTTCTCAGTGCCATTGCAACAACTTTGATGACAATATCATTCACTGAAACtttaacatcaaaattttctgCAAGACAGAATTGTAATGCAAAAAGCTATGAACAAACCTCTCAAACATAAACATGAACATAAACATAAACAtaaacataataataataataacaataacaataaaagAAGAAGCAAGCACCcatacccttgagctcctttcTGAAGGACAGAAGAGGATCCAGGATGACATCTAGCAGAAATTACAAAAGGCATTTCAGATATGAGTTAAATTGCTAAACAGAAGGCAGCAATATTCATAAAAACTTTTTTAAACCTGAAGATAAATATAAATGAGGTGTAGATTGCTTTGATTCCAATAACCTAGTCGCTATAACCTGCAGAAGAACTTGGCAATTAAGCGCAATAGAAATATACAAAGAGATGTATAGATTAGCAATAATGAAAATAAGCAAAGCTGATATGGACATGcctgaaaaaaaatgcatttttgaaggaaaaaaaatatgtgatCAGCATGTTAAGCCTCATTGTGAAGGGAGAAAAAGTTGAGATGTTTTAATTCAAGAGATCTTTGATCCATAAGCATGCGCCCAGAGGAGAGCTTGATAGGGCAGCTTGCAAAAGCAGCAAGTATCAGTACTAGGAACTAACGGTTTTGGGTTTCTTTTACCAAACCTATTAAGATGTTCTCTCTTTTCATACAAGGTTTGAAGCTTTCTAATAAGTTCACATCTCTCCACAGAAGGTGTTTGCAATGACTCTTAACTTACACACCATAAAAACTGTGGTCTAAGCTAAGAATATTTATTATCATGATGACTTTTATTCTGTAAGGCAATTTATTTCTCTGTATACTAAAAatcaaaacacaaaagagaTTACCTTGCGAATTTGACTATTAGGTAAATCTTCATATGCATCAGCCTGGGGTAAAGTAGATTTTAATCCAGACAATCCTGGAGAACCAGTTTGTGATTTAACCTGTGGAGATGGGGTTTGTTTCTCTTTAGATGATGAGATCTTCGAAGATCCAATCCCTGATTTTATGGCAGCTAAAACATCTCCCTTTAAAATAGTACCACGAGGACCAGAAGCTGGTATTGACGACGCATCCAATCCATGTTCCACAATAAGCAACTTTGCAGATGGACTTATTCTACTGAAACTTGTGTTTTGAGCTTTTGTTTTAGGAGTCGGGTCATGCTGGACCGGCTTGTCCTCCTGCAGCATTCTATCACCACTAAATGATGTTTTTACACTTTCAATATCATTTGGATCCTCCACCTAGGGGAAAAAACAAGCGTCAATCCCCTCTGAAGTGCTACAAATTAACAGAAATTACATAGGAAAACAAGCTACAGACAATAGAATACTTCAAAAGAAGATCGTTGCTTTTAGGTGCTTCATCATATAGTAATTTATTGTATCCTTTACTTCACAGGAAAATTTCTTCCTACTGGAAAAGAATGTCAGGATAATTAAAGGCTGAAGAAGAAAATTCTAAGTATTAGCAACTCACAGTTACGGCAATAGGTTGTCCAACTGCCACGTCTTTTGAACCGTCTGGAACTAGAATCTTGGCCAAAAATCTGAAGGTATAAAAACAAAACCATATATCTCAGAAAGTCATTTACTGTACAATAAATGGAGTCTTTTGACTTATTCCCTACAATGCCATGTACTATATTATCAGCAACATTCTAAAATCTATTGGAGCACGTTAGAAAGCGGGAGAAAAAACAATGGTTTGAGGGGCACAGGATTCCAATAGTCTCCAAGAACCACTGGATTGTTGGTGAACTAAACAACAAAGTGTTCATCCTTCAGTTCACATCTATCTGCCcaaccaaaagaaaataaaagataagTGCAAAAAACAATTAAAGAGAAGACGTGCATATACACTGACCAAGTTGGACAAAGACATGCACACAAGTTTGAATTAGGTCCCTCCCCAACTTGTCAAGAAAGTCATCATATACAGAACAAGACCAAACATAATATTTCATGCttcaaaatgtattaacaacgACCAATTTCCTCAATATGTTAATGAAATGATGAAATACAGGAATAACAGGAAAGTTCAACATAATTTGTTCTGGATTagcagtttaaaaaaaaagtattaccCTTCTTCAAGACTTTCAAATTCAAGGGTTGCTTTGTCGGTCTCTATCTCACAAAGCACATCCCCAACTTCTATCTGAATGAGGTGACAACagacaaaaaagaaataaataaaagcacAAAGATGACATTGTTCACTATCACTCAAATCAAATAATTTTCCCATCTTACAGATATGTCTAAAAATCCTCGCATAACTGACCTTATCACCTTCCTGTTTCCTCCATTTAGCAATGTTTCCTTGGCTCTGCATGAGAGAAGGGGGCGGGGGAAGAAACATTACAAGGCAATGACAGACCATGGAAGTCTTGGAAGAAGCACGGATTTTATCGAAGTTTTTATTGAAGAATTAAACTTTGTTTCCATACCATGGTTGGGGATAATGCAGGCATTCCAAGAACAAAATGAGGAGGAAGTTCAGCTGTGTTTGTCTTCAGAGAACTTGTTTGCTGTTTCTTCTCTTCGTTACCTATACTTTTTTCAGATGTTTCTTCCTTGACTTCTGCTCCACTACCAGCAGGAATAGATACATTTTTTATATCATCTGGATCCTCAACCTAGTGAAGCAGCTGAAGTCAGGCTTTTTTACAGTGAGATGCCcataaaagcaaaaaaaaaaacacccgACGAATGAGCAGTATATTGATGAAAAATCTACACAAGTTAAGAATCATTGGTATAACTCTACAAAATAAGAAAGCAACTCTACCAAGAAAATGACCTCAACAAAATAAGGATTCTATGTGAGCTATCAAGAAAAGATACCATTATCACAAATAGTTTCTTATTGCTGAACGTATCCAAGTAAGAGAAAGTAGATGCCGGTTTTTAATCCTTTTACTTTTTCAGTAAAAATAGAAGAACAAAAATATATTATGTGAGGATTATCACATGTTACCGTAATTGCAATCGATTGTCCCACAGGCACATCTTTTGAACCTTCAGGTACCAGTATCTTAGCCAAGAACCTGCGGTCAATTTTCAGCCAGGCCATGCCCATTAGTATTGAAGCACAGAAGCAGCTGAACATGGTAATTCAGAAAGTAATATTAACGTTACATTTCTGTGTTTCAGGCTTTCTGTGTTCAATATGAAATATATGTTAAAATCCTCGAGAAACCACAGTATTCATTTTTAATATAGAATCATGAAACTGAAAGTGGAAGAACAGAAAAGAAGTACCAGATGTAATTCGGAAGTGAAAAGGATATAACAAACAGAAGCTCAGATGAGCACAATAAAAAGCAGAACTATGGAAACTCCAATAAAAATGTTGCTATTGATGCAAACCATTAATGAGAAAATATTTGAGAATAATACAGACAAATATGTATTGCATAAGAGTGGAGATCCACTGATAACCAAGGTACAAGACATGCACTTCGAATCCAGATTTTGGATAACATTCCCACATATTACGAGTGGTGaaattttaggcctacccttcCTCAAGACTTTCAAATTCAAGTGTAGCTTTGTCAGTCTCTATATCACATAGCACATCCCCCACATTGATCTGTTGCATCAAATTGCAAGTCAGCACATAAAGGAAAAAGCAGATATGGCTAAATATTTCCATTTtggtttcaattaaaaaaatgttTCACTATTTTTATCCTAAATATTTCACCGTATATCTGTATACTACTACCCTAAAGATCAACCTAAACTTTAGCATCATATGGAGGAATCACTACAGCAACACAAACTGACCTTGTCTCCCTCTTTTTTCCTCCACTTTGCAATGTTACCTTGACTCTGCAGAAGAGCATCAATTTCAGTTTGCAGACAAATCAAAGAAATCTTTctcaaaatagaaatttaattcCTTTGCAGCAATCTTACCATTGTAGGGGACAGAGCTGGCATTCCAACGACCGTTTGGAGAGGATCTGAAATGACATTGTTACCCATTAAGGACAAGACAATAAAATTGAGCAAGCAATATCATTCAACCATTTACCCTTTGTCATGTTCATCATTTGCACATTAATATTTCACACTCCACTTTCAAAAACATAAAAGGTAGCCTACAAGCCAACACTCAATATACTGCCAAAAGATGCATACAATCCCAAAGCAGTTCAGGCCTTAATTAATTTCTCTACAACCTAGAAATTGGTTTGTCTGCACCATTAAAAATTAACCACTGGATAAAGATCAACAAGGCAGCTATATCCATCAAACAAGATGCAAGCTTTCACCTTAGCCAATTTTAACCAATACGAATCTTCACCAAGTATTATACCGTGTGAATACTACACTCAGTATTCTGCCTATAGTAAGGCTAGACTCAATCTGACATAGCTTGTTTTTCTATGTCCAACATTCTACATAATTGGCCCAATCATTGACATGATCAAACTGCACTTCCCTTAAAAAGGCCCTGCATTTTCATCTGCTTGATCATTATCAACGCAAAGAAACAACTGACAAGGTGATGCTGACAATATCATGGCAAAATTTTCAGCAGTTCATGCAGAAGAATCTACAATTGTTAAACAGTTTATCCATACCTGCAGATGAGAAATACCGTACACCAATTCGTGACTGCCAATTTAGGAACAATATTAGGAAACAGCATGTGCTGGCTAATAATAGCAAGGAATCCACAACTTTTCACAACTAACCTTCATTTTTGAAGAATGTCCATGTAATCGACCAAAAATAGGTACAGATGTAGTCCTGACAAACTACAACGTTAGTGGGCATTTAAATTGAATGATTTGAAGATAGAAGCTAACTATCTCTACCTTATCATGTCAAATGTATATTATGATGCATAAACCAAAGAGATTGCTTGTGGATCAGATATCAACACACCCAGGGTCAACAGGGTCTTATCCAATAACCTCAAATAATTTCCATAATATAGTTTTAGATATCTAGCAGATTAAAATCTGCAATTCATGAATGTGGTAAGGCCTTTTACAGTAGAGCAAATAAGGCATTGTAGAACTAATTAAAGCATATCAAAGAATTTCTAAAGTAAATGATCATGTCTGGCAACTACAGGGAGACAGTGTATATGTTAAGTAGGCAACATATTGTCTATTGATATGTATTCAGTTGGTCCGCAACATGATGTTCAAGAACCCCGTAGACTGAAAGCATCACATAATGCAATACCATTTCACAAAACCTACTAGAAACACAATTTCAGATCAGTAAACACTATGTTCTGGGAGAACCTAACATTAAATGAGTGAAAGAAGCatgcaaataaaaaaatttgtgaaCACTAGAGAATCCCACCTTGATAATGTGCCTTCAACATCAGCAAAGGAACTGAGCACCCTGGAGCTGCTGCATGAGGTAAccattgaaaaaataaatacttaagcAAGCAGGATGTTAAGTCTCATACATACAGAAATGCAAAGATATGCTGTTTCTAATTTATTTTCCTCTTCATCAACCATAACTAGATCCTATTGCAGCCAAGGAATCAATGGTGTTCCATATTTCTTTGACAAACCTGGGAGACTTCAATTTCTCCTACTCCAGAAGATGTACAGGGTCTAATAAGGTCTAACTTATGAATTTTCATTAGA contains:
- the LOC113762724 gene encoding uncharacterized protein LOC113762724, producing the protein MSSSETLVEAALRVLNTADPVEKARLGDEVANKWLQGLITQAYDPSQDVIVPDRPARLSNVKLVSPSMMPKLGKAGSLQSRQAIVHSLVHTESWAVDLSWDIIARFGKQECMPRDFFTDFVKVAQDEGRHFTLLSVRLEELGSFYGALPAHDGLWDSAMATSNDLLARLAIEHCVHEARGLDVIPTTISRFRNGRDDQTADLLEKVIYPEEITHCAAGVKWFRYLCLRSRNPDVIDGLLMPQKNEVNYSDNDVEADDEVIRMFHATVRRYFRGPLKPPFNETARRAAGFGSQWYEPLAIKDVATE
- the LOC113761456 gene encoding dihydrolipoyllysine-residue acetyltransferase component 1 of pyruvate dehydrogenase complex, mitochondrial, which gives rise to MALSRLRNPVISRAPSLLRARLFSSTCRSLPCSSRVLSSFADVEGTLSRTTSVPIFGRLHGHSSKMKSRIGVRYFSSADPLQTVVGMPALSPTMSQGNIAKWRKKEGDKINVGDVLCDIETDKATLEFESLEEGFLAKILVPEGSKDVPVGQSIAITVEDPDDIKNVSIPAGSGAEVKEETSEKSIGNEEKKQQTSSLKTNTAELPPHFVLGMPALSPTMSQGNIAKWRKQEGDKIEVGDVLCEIETDKATLEFESLEEGFLAKILVPDGSKDVAVGQPIAVTVEDPNDIESVKTSFSGDRMLQEDKPVQHDPTPKTKAQNTSFSRISPSAKLLIVEHGLDASSIPASGPRGTILKGDVLAAIKSGIGSSKISSSKEKQTPSPQVKSQTGSPGLSGLKSTLPQADAYEDLPNSQIRKVIATRLLESKQSTPHLYLSSDVILDPLLSFRKELKENFDVKVSVNDIVIKVVAMALRNVPEANAYWDVKKGEALFSDAVDISIAVATDKGLMTPIIRNADQKSISAISLEVKELAERARAGKLKPNEFQGGTFSISNLGMFPVDHFCAIINPPQAGILAVGRGNQVVEPVVGADGIEKPGVVTKMSLTLSADHRVFDGHVGGAFLAALRSNFSDIRRLLL